A genomic stretch from Glaciecola nitratireducens FR1064 includes:
- a CDS encoding tetratricopeptide repeat protein, whose translation MTDNPLSFIDSFSDIKIEPSLRDGFMLDEIMVFPNKGVVVRNQEHHHASPKAMEVLFILSCCSGHVLSRKAILGYVWGEECTSNSSLSSVITELRHLLDDHTQCPAYIQTLPRRGYRLLVHAQPLNENILSTEALRTAAYLDADPKQTRGKSGRIFGGIDYWRKSRMLKVAGTYIVMSWVLMQVIAVTIPVIDVAKWLDKVALVILIIGLPLVLAYNWWAEYKLRKYFLRKNNSQISNKEVSIYAYRDLAFISILLVCCVAFSAFLSKQAIEAATAEPIKTVANPRIKAQFLNNAVAVMLFKYLGNESSENLDAVIQSELLAFLSQSVNIKVVSERVLSSLPESTSLQNIRDWTGAKYVLEGVIHQQEDNVKITTSLIDSESGLQIWSANHTNSLADKLHLIDGISQQVYNALTFLIPQSEKSIMQFRPTNDIAAYDFYVRAKALLKDAYSEDQLKEVEDLFLKAIKRDSQFALARVGLCQTYLEYYSLVKIIRIFELAKQSCQQSIDNKGSGPDSYFTLGSLYFSSGEYDFAEQSFGKGLQLQPNNSLGLMGLAKTLAKLDKPAAAEQLFIQAINAEPGYWRAYAEYGVYLFSSGQYFDASLQFYKQSVLQPNSEAAFNNLGAAYYLDTEFDKATDSWRKAIKIRPSSNVYSNLGTSLFLAKRFDEAIEMYQEAIELNPADFIVKGNLADAFKYAGNLNNTAKAYYQEALELAKENEQINPNDITIKASIARYRSELGMCEQANSALSVIEKAGLDDPYTFYDLALVAGNCGTTKQVITFLQKTLSSGYSARLLLSDHQFGRYHKQILEMR comes from the coding sequence ATGACCGATAACCCTCTGTCATTTATTGATAGTTTTTCTGATATAAAAATAGAACCGTCGCTCAGAGACGGCTTTATGTTGGATGAAATTATGGTCTTTCCGAATAAAGGTGTTGTTGTTAGAAACCAAGAACATCACCATGCCAGTCCTAAGGCTATGGAAGTGCTGTTTATCCTGAGCTGCTGCTCTGGTCATGTGCTGAGTCGCAAAGCTATTTTAGGATATGTATGGGGGGAAGAGTGCACATCTAACTCTAGTTTAAGTTCGGTTATTACCGAATTGAGACACCTACTTGACGACCACACTCAATGCCCTGCATATATTCAAACGCTTCCGCGAAGAGGTTATCGCTTGTTGGTGCATGCACAGCCACTGAATGAAAATATATTGTCAACTGAGGCTCTTCGCACCGCCGCGTATTTAGATGCTGACCCAAAGCAAACACGAGGTAAGTCAGGGCGTATTTTCGGCGGTATCGACTACTGGCGCAAGAGCCGCATGTTGAAGGTCGCAGGCACATATATCGTTATGTCTTGGGTATTAATGCAGGTGATTGCGGTAACCATTCCCGTTATTGACGTCGCTAAATGGTTAGACAAGGTAGCACTCGTCATTTTAATCATTGGGCTTCCTTTAGTTCTGGCCTATAACTGGTGGGCTGAATATAAGCTGCGAAAGTATTTTTTGCGGAAAAATAACAGTCAAATTAGTAACAAAGAAGTATCAATTTATGCGTACCGAGACTTGGCGTTTATTTCGATACTCTTGGTATGTTGCGTTGCATTTAGCGCATTTTTAAGCAAGCAGGCAATAGAAGCAGCAACGGCTGAACCTATTAAAACAGTGGCAAACCCAAGAATAAAGGCCCAGTTTTTAAATAATGCGGTTGCGGTCATGCTATTTAAATATCTGGGGAATGAGTCGTCTGAAAACCTTGATGCTGTTATCCAGTCTGAGCTGTTAGCGTTCTTATCACAATCAGTGAATATTAAGGTAGTTTCCGAAAGGGTACTATCGTCTTTGCCAGAGAGTACATCGCTCCAAAATATCAGAGATTGGACTGGCGCTAAGTATGTTCTCGAGGGAGTTATTCATCAACAAGAGGATAATGTAAAAATTACGACTAGCCTGATCGATAGCGAGAGTGGCCTTCAGATTTGGTCAGCTAATCATACAAATTCACTTGCAGATAAACTTCATTTAATAGACGGCATTTCTCAGCAAGTTTACAACGCACTGACTTTTTTAATTCCGCAAAGCGAAAAGTCTATTATGCAATTTAGACCCACAAACGATATCGCTGCTTATGATTTCTACGTGCGAGCTAAAGCGCTTTTAAAAGATGCTTACAGCGAGGATCAGTTAAAAGAGGTGGAAGATCTATTCTTGAAAGCCATTAAAAGGGATAGCCAATTTGCGCTTGCACGAGTGGGTTTATGTCAAACTTATTTAGAGTATTACTCGTTAGTTAAAATTATCAGAATATTTGAATTAGCAAAGCAGAGCTGCCAACAGAGCATCGATAACAAGGGCAGTGGGCCTGATTCTTATTTTACCCTCGGTTCTCTTTATTTCAGCTCTGGTGAGTATGACTTTGCAGAGCAATCTTTTGGTAAAGGGCTGCAGCTTCAACCGAATAATAGTTTGGGCTTAATGGGTCTTGCAAAAACGTTGGCAAAGCTCGATAAACCAGCCGCAGCCGAACAGCTTTTTATACAGGCAATTAATGCTGAGCCTGGTTACTGGCGAGCATATGCTGAATACGGGGTCTATCTTTTTAGTTCAGGTCAATATTTTGATGCTAGTCTGCAGTTCTACAAGCAAAGCGTCTTGCAACCAAACAGTGAGGCAGCATTTAATAATCTAGGTGCGGCTTACTATTTGGACACTGAGTTTGACAAAGCTACAGACAGCTGGCGCAAAGCGATAAAAATCAGGCCAAGTTCAAACGTTTACAGCAACCTAGGGACGTCGTTATTTTTAGCTAAACGATTTGATGAAGCTATAGAAATGTATCAAGAGGCGATTGAGCTTAATCCTGCTGATTTCATAGTAAAAGGTAATTTAGCTGATGCATTTAAGTATGCCGGGAATTTAAACAACACTGCAAAAGCGTATTATCAGGAGGCTCTCGAACTAGCCAAAGAAAATGAACAAATCAACCCGAATGACATTACTATCAAAGCGAGCATTGCGAGATATCGGTCCGAGTTAGGCATGTGTGAGCAAGCTAACAGCGCCCTATCTGTAATAGAGAAAGCTGGACTTGATGACCCATATACATTCTATGATTTAGCTTTGGTAGCGGGAAATTGCGGAACAACAAAGCAAGTCATCACTTTTTTGCAAAAAACCTTATCGTCTGGGTATTCAGCGAGACTATTGCTTAGTGACCATCAGTTTGGTCGTTATCATAAGCAAATATTAGAAATGCGTTAA
- a CDS encoding FKBP-type peptidyl-prolyl cis-trans isomerase — MIADQKVVSLNFTVKDSEEQIIDSSEGGAPLVYLHGQKNIIPGLEAALEGKAIGDEFDVTIEPAEGYGDYNEEILQVMPKEAFQGVETIEPGMVFTAQTQKGPVQLAVTKIEGEEVTVDPNHPLAGKTLNFTGSVIEVRDATEEELAHGHVHGEGGHQH, encoded by the coding sequence ATGATTGCAGATCAAAAAGTAGTATCGTTAAACTTCACGGTAAAAGATTCAGAAGAGCAGATTATTGATAGCTCAGAAGGTGGTGCACCCTTGGTTTACCTACATGGACAAAAGAACATTATTCCCGGTTTAGAAGCCGCTCTCGAGGGCAAAGCAATTGGCGATGAATTTGATGTTACCATTGAGCCAGCAGAAGGCTACGGTGATTACAACGAAGAAATTTTACAAGTAATGCCCAAGGAGGCATTTCAGGGTGTTGAAACAATTGAACCTGGCATGGTATTTACCGCACAAACACAGAAGGGCCCAGTACAATTGGCAGTTACAAAAATTGAGGGTGAAGAGGTGACGGTTGATCCAAACCATCCTTTAGCAGGAAAGACTTTGAACTTTACCGGCTCAGTAATCGAAGTGCGAGATGCAACAGAGGAAGAGCTAGCTCATGGTCATGTGCATGGCGAGGGTGGTCATCAGCACTAG
- a CDS encoding prolyl oligopeptidase family serine peptidase, producing the protein MNKKVHPSALVEACFKALKQTTKKPVVSAMMLTLIFMFGTSVASAAPPPKYFVDEAELPFEAKSNATAYWGVHARAGYRIEVPDNWNGDLVMWAHGFRGTGLELTVDNHPLRDLLISQGYAWAASSYDRNDYDITSGVQSTHALLKRFNGIVSKPNKVYMTGASMGGHITAVAIEQYPNTFDGALPVCGAIGDYALFDYFLDFNLAAQQLGTGNSGFPVVDAEYIGVTVPAIKAGLGAVPGSWPFILNAQGQQHKDLVEQRSGGERPNFDEAFAFWNSIPSATGGGNFLFELGLGDGSLPRAPGAATQNINTIYQFDNDPSLTAAEQDLNDNIARVAAAPQTRRSNGLAQVPRISGDINIPVLTLHNLGDLFVPVLNEVVYAENVRAKGKSNLLVQRAVRGVLHCDFTPAEFSRAFIDLVQWVELGDKPQGDDFLDPAAVADPEFGCAFTDGPHTFGTACP; encoded by the coding sequence GTACACCCATCTGCTTTAGTTGAAGCATGCTTCAAAGCTCTAAAACAAACAACAAAGAAACCAGTAGTCAGCGCCATGATGCTGACTTTGATTTTCATGTTCGGTACCTCAGTAGCCAGTGCCGCACCACCACCTAAATATTTTGTCGATGAAGCTGAGCTTCCCTTCGAAGCGAAGTCGAATGCAACCGCCTATTGGGGGGTACACGCTCGTGCCGGCTATCGTATTGAAGTTCCTGATAATTGGAATGGTGATTTGGTTATGTGGGCTCACGGCTTTCGAGGAACCGGCTTAGAACTTACCGTAGACAATCATCCGCTGCGCGATCTCCTTATTTCCCAAGGCTATGCTTGGGCCGCGTCAAGCTATGATCGAAACGACTATGACATAACCAGCGGTGTGCAAAGTACGCATGCATTGCTCAAACGCTTTAACGGTATAGTTTCAAAGCCTAATAAAGTTTATATGACAGGCGCGTCAATGGGTGGACATATCACCGCAGTGGCAATTGAACAGTATCCAAATACCTTTGATGGCGCATTGCCAGTATGTGGCGCTATTGGGGATTATGCCTTATTTGATTATTTTCTTGATTTTAATCTCGCTGCGCAGCAACTTGGCACCGGTAATTCGGGGTTCCCAGTAGTAGATGCAGAATATATAGGTGTAACAGTCCCAGCAATAAAAGCGGGGCTAGGGGCTGTTCCTGGTTCATGGCCATTCATTCTTAATGCACAAGGTCAACAACACAAAGACTTGGTAGAGCAGCGTTCAGGCGGTGAGCGGCCTAACTTTGATGAGGCGTTTGCGTTCTGGAACAGCATTCCAAGCGCAACAGGTGGTGGTAACTTCTTGTTTGAGCTTGGGCTTGGCGACGGTAGTTTACCGCGTGCCCCAGGTGCTGCTACCCAGAATATTAATACTATCTATCAATTCGACAATGACCCAAGCCTCACTGCAGCTGAGCAAGATTTGAATGACAATATAGCGCGCGTAGCTGCAGCCCCGCAAACCCGCAGGTCTAATGGTCTTGCTCAGGTACCGCGAATTTCTGGCGATATCAACATCCCTGTGTTGACCCTACATAATCTTGGTGACCTTTTTGTCCCTGTACTCAATGAAGTTGTCTATGCTGAAAACGTTCGCGCAAAGGGAAAAAGTAACTTACTCGTGCAAAGAGCAGTGCGCGGTGTTTTACACTGTGATTTTACCCCTGCAGAGTTTTCAAGGGCTTTTATTGACTTGGTGCAGTGGGTAGAGTTAGGTGATAAACCTCAAGGGGATGATTTTCTAGACCCTGCAGCCGTCGCAGATCCAGAATTTGGATGTGCTTTTACAGATGGTCCTCATACTTTTGGTACCGCTTGTCCATAA